In Zingiber officinale cultivar Zhangliang chromosome 1A, Zo_v1.1, whole genome shotgun sequence, a genomic segment contains:
- the LOC122013755 gene encoding transcription factor bHLH130-like produces MYGSPPAKDLNFPYPASAAAFGGQRLEHPESGQLHRRHQMSSSLLRYRSGPISPLPNKLDTETETLFARFLGPDEDSRCGGATSCHLGSLFPPPPPSLQEVNGQQQARGFPSFAPKNMITHQHQLLDAEQNKNSSANLSRQSSSPDDYGIIKGMGGFMMDSRQSSVTSQLSDNNYKHSGGNSGSRTISASGFPAASWDDSFPLLNNNTSFTSLESKFHSPNNSPAMTTIEKFLQLHDAVPCKIRAKRGCATHPRSIAERVRRTRISERMKRLQELVPNMDKQTNTADMLDLAVDYIKDLQKQVKALSESRSSCSCSASRQKHY; encoded by the exons ATGTACGGATCGCCGCCGGCGAAAGATCTCAACTTTCCTTACCCCGCCTCCGCCGCCGCTTTCGGAGGTCAACGCTTGGAACATCCGGAGTCCGGTCAACTCCACCGCCGCCACCAGATGAGCTCCAGCCTTCTCCGCTACCGGTCGGGGCCAATATCGCCCCTCCCCAACAAGCTCGACACCGAGACCGAGACCCTGTTTGCTCGGTTCTTGGGGCCCGACGAGGACTCCAGATGCGGCGGCGCCACCTCCTGCCACCTCGGCTCCCTTTTCCCTCCCCCGCCGCCGTCACTGCAGGAAGTCAACGGGCAGCAGCAGGCCAGAGGATTCCCCTCATTTGCTCCAAAGAACATGATCACTCACCAGCACCAGCTATTGGATGCCGAACAAAACAAGAACAGCTCCGCCAATCTCAGTCGGCAAAGCAGCTCCCCCGACG ATTACGGAATTATAAAAGGAATGGGTGGCTTCATGATGGATTCAAGGCAAAGCTCAGTCACCTCACAGCTTTCCGACAACAACTACAAACATTCCGGTGGCAACTCCGGCAGCCGGACTATTTCCGCCTCTGGCTTTCCGGCGGCTTCCTGGGATGACTCCTTCCCCCTCTTAAACAACAACACCAGCTTCACTTCACTGGAATCCAAG TTCCACTCGCCCAACAACTCGCCGGCGATGACCACCATCGAGAAGTTCTTACAGTTGCACGATGCGGTCCCTTGCAAGATCAGAGCCAAAAGGGGCTGCGCCACGCATCCCCGGAGCATCGCCGAGAGG GTGAGGAGGACTCGCATCAGTGAGAGGATGAAGAGGCTCCAGGAGTTGGTCCCTAACATGGACAAG CAAACCAATACCGCAGATATGCTAGATTTGGCCGTAGACTACATCAAAGATCTGCAAAAACAAGTCAAG GCGTTGTCTGAGAGCCGATCCAGCTGCAGCTGTTCAGCTAGCAGGCAGAAGCATTActga